The following proteins are co-located in the uncultured Draconibacterium sp. genome:
- a CDS encoding SusC/RagA family TonB-linked outer membrane protein: MEKSFFKISHQITNGWLSVTKFAVIISLILSVFTGLAAGADQSGDLTGKVTDDTNFSLPGVTVMVKGSTNGTITNGDGVYVLKNVKEGDVIVFSFIGMLTQEVSFTGQSTLDITLTTDTQDLDEVVVTALGIQRDKKTLTYSSQQVSGEEMMKARDINFMSGLSGKTAGLEIKKSVSGAGGSTKTVLRGNHSLSQSSDPLYVIDGIPMVNRKGNQSGMWGGTDEGDGLSQINPDDIESISILKGANAAILYGSQGANGVVIINTKKGKEGQTSVNFSSSTIFESIIETPELQFTYGSEGGAKESWSYTKGNYASDYVDDFFQTGYNLVNTLSVSGGNEKTTAYFSYGNTSAAGVIPNNEYAKNNVSFQQSTKLFNDKVKVSSNVMLVSEKAKNRNTAGYYLNPLTGLYFFPRDKDFADYKENYQYFDAERNMNLQNWFVEDHHQSNPYWLINNQPKEDITKRVIASMTVDYDITDHLKFKVRGSYDYANKSYEQKFYAGGNGTNVSTNGRWSYKKFTDEQVYTDGLFTYDNKFGNFSINGVLGASYQKGTYGSGISVDNGTNALLYPNEFNFQNLPTNVQVQSIYAGQIIKEGVFANAQLGYKDMIFLDLSGRNDWSSTLAGTGNESYFYPSVGLSGIVTEMIEAPEFLSFWKVRTSYSTVANEVPFNVVNPMHTINSGGGVDRNTQQPFDNLKPEMIRSFEVGTDVRLFEGRLGLDLTYYNINSQDQFITLPAPSGSGYTFYYINAGEIVNKGIEITLNGSVVETSDFSWNTSINFSNNHNEIVELVPEFADKQISYGSSEGYTTYIMAGGSFGDLYGYKFKRNEAGQIMLDEDSGAPLKTADKEYLGNLEPDFSLGWNNNFNYKQFGLSFLINAKIGGECFSQTEAMLDGYGVSARSAEARDNGGVAINAIQGTTAVTSIDPQLYYTTVGDRNGIAEAYVYDRTNIRLSQLSLSYDFNVQSLGLPIKAASFSVVGQNLFYFYKKAPFDPELTMSTDMNSQSLDNFNVPATRTYGFNLKVTF, encoded by the coding sequence ATGGAAAAATCTTTTTTTAAGATCAGTCATCAAATTACAAATGGATGGCTCTCTGTGACAAAATTTGCTGTTATTATTTCCTTAATCCTATCTGTATTCACCGGACTAGCCGCCGGTGCTGATCAGTCGGGAGACTTAACAGGTAAAGTAACAGACGACACTAATTTCTCTCTTCCGGGAGTTACCGTAATGGTAAAAGGGTCAACAAATGGAACCATCACAAATGGCGATGGTGTTTACGTACTCAAAAATGTAAAAGAAGGCGATGTTATTGTATTCAGCTTTATTGGAATGCTAACACAGGAAGTTTCTTTTACAGGCCAGTCAACACTCGACATTACATTGACTACCGACACCCAGGACCTTGATGAAGTTGTTGTAACAGCTCTTGGTATTCAGCGCGACAAAAAAACGCTGACTTATTCATCGCAACAAGTTTCGGGTGAAGAAATGATGAAAGCCAGAGACATAAACTTTATGAGTGGTTTAAGTGGTAAAACTGCCGGTTTAGAAATCAAGAAAAGTGTTTCGGGTGCAGGTGGTTCTACAAAAACTGTATTAAGAGGTAACCACTCTTTAAGTCAGTCGAGCGATCCTCTTTATGTTATCGATGGTATTCCAATGGTAAACCGTAAAGGAAATCAATCGGGTATGTGGGGTGGAACTGACGAAGGTGACGGTCTTTCGCAAATTAACCCTGATGACATCGAAAGCATTAGCATTTTAAAAGGTGCTAACGCCGCTATTTTATATGGTAGCCAGGGTGCCAACGGTGTTGTAATTATCAATACTAAAAAAGGAAAAGAAGGTCAAACTTCGGTTAACTTCAGCTCCAGTACAATTTTCGAAAGCATTATTGAAACTCCCGAACTTCAGTTTACATACGGAAGTGAAGGCGGTGCAAAAGAAAGCTGGTCGTACACAAAAGGGAACTATGCCAGCGACTACGTTGATGATTTCTTTCAAACCGGTTACAACCTTGTAAATACTTTATCGGTAAGCGGTGGCAACGAGAAAACTACTGCCTATTTCTCATACGGAAATACTTCAGCAGCAGGTGTTATTCCAAACAACGAATACGCAAAAAATAACGTCTCATTCCAACAGTCTACCAAGTTATTTAACGACAAAGTTAAAGTTAGCTCGAATGTTATGTTGGTTTCGGAAAAAGCAAAAAACCGTAACACTGCAGGTTATTACCTGAATCCACTTACAGGATTGTATTTCTTCCCTCGCGATAAAGATTTTGCTGATTACAAAGAAAACTACCAGTATTTTGATGCTGAAAGAAACATGAACCTGCAAAACTGGTTTGTTGAAGATCATCATCAATCAAATCCTTACTGGTTAATTAACAATCAACCAAAAGAAGATATCACAAAACGTGTTATTGCAAGCATGACCGTTGATTATGACATTACCGACCACTTGAAATTCAAAGTTCGTGGAAGTTACGATTATGCCAACAAATCATACGAGCAAAAATTCTACGCAGGTGGTAACGGAACCAACGTTTCTACAAACGGCCGTTGGAGCTACAAAAAATTTACCGACGAGCAAGTATACACTGACGGATTGTTTACATACGACAACAAATTCGGCAACTTTAGCATTAATGGTGTTTTGGGTGCCAGTTACCAAAAAGGTACTTACGGAAGTGGTATAAGCGTTGACAACGGAACGAACGCATTACTTTATCCTAACGAATTCAATTTCCAGAACCTACCAACAAATGTACAGGTTCAGTCGATTTATGCCGGACAGATTATTAAAGAAGGTGTTTTTGCGAATGCTCAGTTGGGTTACAAAGACATGATCTTCCTTGATCTTTCAGGTCGTAACGACTGGTCTTCAACTTTAGCCGGAACAGGTAACGAATCGTATTTCTACCCATCAGTAGGTTTATCGGGTATTGTTACTGAAATGATTGAAGCTCCTGAATTCCTAAGCTTCTGGAAAGTTAGAACATCGTACAGTACTGTTGCCAACGAAGTACCATTTAACGTGGTAAATCCAATGCACACAATCAACTCTGGTGGTGGCGTTGACCGCAACACACAACAACCTTTCGACAATCTGAAACCAGAAATGATCAGAAGTTTTGAGGTGGGTACCGATGTAAGATTGTTTGAAGGCCGTCTTGGTTTAGACCTTACTTATTACAACATTAACAGCCAGGATCAGTTTATTACCTTGCCAGCTCCATCTGGTTCGGGATATACTTTCTACTATATTAACGCCGGAGAAATTGTAAACAAAGGTATTGAAATTACATTGAACGGTTCAGTTGTTGAAACCAGTGACTTTAGCTGGAACACAAGCATTAACTTCTCGAACAACCACAACGAAATTGTTGAGTTGGTTCCTGAATTTGCCGACAAACAAATTTCTTACGGAAGTTCGGAAGGTTACACTACCTACATTATGGCAGGTGGATCGTTTGGTGACTTGTACGGATACAAATTTAAACGTAACGAGGCTGGCCAAATTATGCTAGACGAAGACAGCGGTGCTCCGTTAAAAACAGCTGACAAAGAATACCTGGGTAACCTTGAACCTGATTTCAGTTTAGGATGGAACAACAACTTTAACTACAAACAGTTTGGTTTAAGTTTCCTTATCAACGCTAAAATTGGCGGCGAATGTTTCAGCCAGACTGAAGCTATGTTAGACGGATACGGAGTAAGTGCACGTTCTGCTGAAGCACGCGATAACGGTGGTGTTGCCATCAACGCAATCCAGGGAACTACTGCTGTAACTTCTATCGATCCACAATTGTACTACACAACTGTTGGTGACCGTAACGGTATTGCAGAAGCTTACGTTTACGACCGTACCAACATTCGTTTAAGCCAGTTGTCGCTTTCGTACGATTTTAATGTACAAAGTCTTGGTTTACCTATTAAAGCAGCTTCATTCTCTGTAGTTGGACAAAACTTGTTCTATTTCTACAAAAAAGCTCCTTTCGATCCTGAATTGACAATGAGTACAGATATGAATTCTCAATCGCTTGATAACTTCAATGTACCGGCTACAAGAACTTACGGATTCAACCTTAAAGTTACATTCTAA
- a CDS encoding SusD/RagB family nutrient-binding outer membrane lipoprotein — MKKIIFLLLVALFAGACTDNFEEANTNPYQISDKSLEQDFNNVGAYYSSMLGNIFGHQIEENLVAESFCDYMATPTPFVSGVNNTTYYIRWNTYWNRIYGSIMAPSKQVIEIAEAGGYDVFTKWAKLIQILGLSRLTTYHGPLIYSDYGSSNSTINYDSEEELYTAWFNELDEIQAVFAANEDYAGMQNFDASYGGDVTSWMKLVNSMRLRLAIRISKVAPALAKAEGEKAIADAAGLIVTNEDNFNVSLYGSKLYLAVICFEWGDTRMSAGMESFMVGLKDNRISKYFSPATDESLYADHPEFPYKGIRNGASLVAKSDHSACSSINESFKSISERSYITSAEVNFDLAEAALRGWEGAGDAGANYEAGVRASFAEWGAAGVDDYLADATSTPIDYNDPVYAGDVNDFVSRSTVTVAWNEAATNEEKLEKIITQKWIAGFTNPNEPWADFRRTGYPKLPLVYQNDSNSDWGVIPDDEWIKRMPFLNDERTGNTEGVAGAVATMKGDDLISTRLWFDTGGSNF, encoded by the coding sequence ATGAAAAAAATTATATTCTTACTTTTAGTGGCCCTATTTGCGGGCGCATGTACGGATAACTTCGAAGAAGCGAATACCAATCCGTACCAAATAAGCGACAAGTCTCTGGAGCAGGATTTTAACAACGTTGGAGCCTATTATTCTTCAATGTTGGGAAACATTTTCGGTCACCAGATTGAAGAAAACCTTGTGGCAGAATCGTTCTGCGATTACATGGCTACTCCTACTCCATTTGTGAGCGGAGTTAACAATACAACGTATTACATTCGTTGGAATACATACTGGAATCGTATTTACGGTTCAATTATGGCTCCTTCGAAACAAGTAATTGAAATTGCTGAGGCAGGTGGATACGATGTATTTACAAAATGGGCAAAACTGATCCAGATTCTTGGATTGTCACGTTTAACTACTTACCACGGTCCGCTAATTTATTCTGATTATGGTTCTAGCAATTCAACCATTAATTACGACAGCGAAGAAGAACTTTACACAGCCTGGTTTAATGAATTAGACGAAATTCAGGCCGTATTTGCTGCAAATGAAGATTATGCTGGGATGCAAAATTTTGATGCCAGTTACGGTGGAGATGTTACAAGCTGGATGAAATTAGTAAACTCTATGCGTTTGCGTTTGGCCATTCGTATTTCGAAAGTTGCACCTGCTTTAGCAAAAGCTGAAGGAGAAAAAGCAATTGCTGATGCAGCCGGATTGATTGTAACAAACGAAGATAACTTCAACGTTTCTTTATACGGATCGAAATTATACCTTGCTGTAATTTGTTTCGAATGGGGCGATACACGCATGTCTGCCGGAATGGAATCGTTTATGGTTGGCTTGAAAGACAACCGTATTTCAAAATATTTTTCACCTGCAACCGACGAAAGTTTGTATGCCGATCATCCTGAATTCCCTTACAAAGGGATTCGCAACGGTGCATCGTTGGTAGCAAAAAGCGATCACTCAGCATGTTCATCAATCAACGAAAGCTTTAAATCAATTTCGGAAAGAAGTTACATTACAAGTGCCGAAGTTAATTTCGATTTGGCAGAAGCTGCTTTACGTGGTTGGGAAGGTGCAGGCGATGCCGGAGCAAACTACGAAGCTGGTGTACGTGCGTCTTTTGCTGAGTGGGGTGCTGCAGGTGTAGATGATTACCTGGCTGATGCAACAAGCACACCAATCGATTACAACGACCCTGTTTATGCAGGCGATGTAAACGACTTTGTTTCTCGTTCAACTGTTACAGTTGCCTGGAACGAAGCAGCTACAAACGAAGAAAAACTAGAGAAAATCATTACCCAGAAATGGATTGCCGGATTTACAAATCCGAACGAACCATGGGCTGATTTCCGTAGAACAGGATATCCAAAATTACCTTTGGTATATCAAAATGACAGCAACTCTGACTGGGGCGTAATTCCTGACGACGAATGGATTAAACGTATGCCGTTCCTGAACGACGAACGTACCGGAAACACTGAAGGAGTAGCCGGAGCAGTTGCTACAATGAAAGGAGATGATTTGATTAGCACCCGTCTTTGGTTTGATACCGGCGGTTCTAATTTTTAG
- a CDS encoding GH92 family glycosyl hydrolase: MYKFTLPLFILLLGGFLVECTQKTAPIDYTSFVDPYIGSDGHGHVFVGANVPFGLVQLGPNNDKEEWDWCSGYHFSDSVLIGFAHTHLSGTGIGDLGDILFMPVSDSFTTKEIHESPYPWQAKYTHADEIVKPGYYSINIKKYNVQAELTATERVGFHKYNFNSGGNSKLIIDFEYGTGWDELTKAELTQINDKTISGSRYSTGWAKNQQIYFYTEFSKKIKSLNVISSNKTSGTKTVLIEFEGNGELLAKTALSPTSTEGAKNNLQNELKSWDFESTIKEACTKWNAELSKIQITTENPRDKKIFYTSLYHTMFVPSLYNDTNGDYRGTDREIKKNPGHETYTTFSLWDTYRAAHPLYTIYQPERVNDMVNSMLDIYRQQGKLPVWHLHGNETNTMVGNHAIPVITDAYLKGFRGFDAEVAFEAMKTSALLQERGLNFLQSNKYIPADSLLESVAIALEYAIDDWCIATMAKQLNKTQDFELFSKRAKYYKHYFDKNTMFMRGRMADGTWRTPFDPVASKHRDDDYCEGNAWQYSWLVPHDVEGLIELYGGDKTFTSRLDSLFSTEQKLNAGASVDISGLIGMYAQGNEPGHHIPYLYAFAGEQWKTAQKINFILTNLYFDTPNGLSGNEDCGQMSAWYIFSSLGFYPVNPANGIYVLGSPLFDSASIKLPDNKSFNVKTINRNQVNIYIQSATLNGKPYSKSYIRHSDILEGGVLEITMGSIPNKEFGLNNEDRPTSNY, from the coding sequence ATGTATAAATTTACACTACCGCTGTTTATTCTTCTTTTAGGTGGTTTTCTTGTTGAATGTACACAAAAAACCGCTCCTATTGATTATACGTCTTTTGTTGATCCATATATTGGCAGCGATGGTCATGGTCATGTTTTTGTTGGTGCAAATGTACCCTTTGGCCTGGTTCAACTCGGTCCAAACAACGATAAAGAAGAATGGGATTGGTGCTCGGGCTACCATTTCTCCGACTCTGTTTTAATTGGTTTTGCACACACTCACCTCAGCGGAACAGGGATTGGTGACTTAGGCGACATACTTTTTATGCCTGTTTCTGATTCGTTCACCACCAAAGAAATACATGAAAGCCCCTACCCCTGGCAGGCAAAATATACGCACGCTGACGAAATTGTTAAACCGGGCTACTATTCCATTAACATTAAAAAATACAATGTTCAGGCAGAGCTAACTGCTACCGAACGTGTAGGTTTTCATAAATACAACTTCAATTCCGGTGGAAATTCAAAACTTATTATCGATTTCGAATATGGAACCGGGTGGGATGAGCTTACAAAAGCTGAACTCACTCAAATCAATGATAAAACAATAAGTGGCTCGCGTTACTCCACCGGCTGGGCTAAAAACCAACAAATATATTTCTATACTGAATTCTCAAAAAAAATTAAAAGCCTCAACGTAATTTCCAGCAACAAAACATCTGGAACTAAAACCGTACTTATCGAATTTGAAGGGAACGGTGAATTATTGGCAAAAACTGCGCTATCGCCAACAAGTACCGAAGGAGCAAAAAACAATCTTCAAAATGAATTGAAGAGTTGGGATTTTGAATCCACAATAAAAGAAGCATGCACCAAATGGAATGCAGAGCTTTCAAAAATTCAAATAACAACTGAAAATCCAAGAGACAAAAAAATATTTTATACATCGCTTTACCACACCATGTTTGTACCATCGTTGTATAACGACACAAACGGAGATTACCGAGGAACCGACAGAGAAATTAAAAAGAATCCCGGACACGAAACATACACAACCTTTTCGCTTTGGGATACCTACCGTGCAGCACATCCACTATACACAATATACCAGCCCGAAAGAGTGAACGACATGGTAAATTCGATGCTCGATATTTACCGACAACAGGGCAAACTTCCGGTATGGCATTTACACGGAAACGAAACCAATACCATGGTTGGAAATCACGCCATTCCGGTTATAACCGATGCCTACTTAAAAGGTTTTCGCGGATTTGACGCAGAAGTAGCTTTTGAAGCAATGAAAACATCAGCACTTTTGCAAGAAAGAGGTCTAAACTTTCTGCAGTCGAACAAATACATCCCTGCCGATTCGCTGCTTGAATCCGTTGCCATTGCATTGGAATATGCAATTGACGACTGGTGTATCGCAACCATGGCCAAACAATTGAATAAAACTCAGGACTTCGAATTGTTTTCGAAACGTGCCAAATATTACAAACACTATTTCGACAAGAATACAATGTTTATGCGGGGAAGAATGGCTGACGGAACATGGCGTACCCCTTTTGACCCCGTGGCATCGAAACACCGCGACGACGACTATTGCGAAGGAAATGCCTGGCAATACTCGTGGTTGGTTCCACACGATGTGGAAGGTTTGATTGAACTTTATGGAGGCGATAAAACTTTTACCTCAAGGTTGGATAGCCTCTTCTCTACCGAGCAAAAACTAAATGCCGGTGCTTCGGTTGATATTTCGGGTTTGATTGGCATGTATGCCCAGGGGAATGAACCCGGACACCACATTCCTTACCTCTATGCTTTTGCAGGCGAACAATGGAAAACAGCCCAAAAAATTAATTTTATACTTACCAATTTATATTTCGACACACCCAACGGGCTTAGCGGAAACGAAGACTGCGGTCAAATGTCGGCCTGGTATATATTTTCGTCTTTGGGATTTTACCCGGTAAATCCGGCCAATGGAATATATGTGCTGGGAAGCCCGCTATTCGACAGCGCCAGCATTAAATTGCCGGACAATAAATCATTTAATGTGAAAACAATCAACCGAAACCAGGTAAACATATACATTCAAAGCGCCACACTAAATGGCAAACCGTATTCTAAAAGTTACATCAGGCACTCCGATATACTTGAAGGGGGTGTGTTGGAAATAACCATGGGATCGATTCCCAATAAAGAATTTGGATTGAACAATGAAGACCGGCCAACATCGAACTACTAA
- a CDS encoding DUF1761 domain-containing protein has translation MEIHVNYFAVIAGAILSMIIGAIWYGPVFGKKWMEIIGVDPADEEARKKMQKTAGPLYLAQFLLTLFQVLVLAHLIADTSRVGGLERALWIWAAFVIPTMAGAVMWTNQNSTLKWSRFLIQGGYQLVIFTVFGLLLQFWK, from the coding sequence ATGGAAATACATGTCAATTATTTCGCAGTTATTGCCGGAGCAATATTGTCGATGATTATTGGAGCAATCTGGTACGGGCCTGTGTTTGGCAAAAAATGGATGGAAATTATTGGAGTAGATCCGGCGGATGAAGAAGCCCGAAAAAAGATGCAAAAAACGGCGGGACCACTGTATTTAGCGCAGTTTCTATTAACCTTATTCCAGGTTTTGGTTTTGGCACATTTAATTGCTGATACTTCAAGGGTTGGCGGATTGGAACGTGCTTTGTGGATTTGGGCCGCTTTTGTAATTCCTACCATGGCAGGAGCTGTTATGTGGACCAATCAAAATAGTACGCTAAAATGGTCGCGGTTCCTCATTCAGGGAGGTTATCAATTGGTAATTTTCACTGTTTTTGGACTGCTGTTGCAGTTTTGGAAGTAG
- a CDS encoding potassium channel family protein, producing MKHKYEILLVSFLILLFGDVFMPSDVDAMPILIFQNVFASTVIFYGKKRWRYPLILLLFFLFVLEFLNLTITVPNSRLMFFSAYIIYFLFLSIEVYSQILKVKDVDVGMIAAVLCGFIMLGLIGGYVFSIIETLHQGSFNNLADGLGGLEDLIYFSFITIISIGYGDITPASDVAQKMALFFGLIGYFYGVVVIGIIMGKYISNKK from the coding sequence ATGAAGCACAAATATGAGATTTTGCTGGTTAGTTTTCTTATACTGTTATTTGGCGATGTATTTATGCCTTCAGATGTGGATGCCATGCCAATCCTTATTTTTCAAAATGTATTTGCCAGCACTGTAATTTTCTATGGTAAAAAGCGGTGGCGGTATCCTCTTATTTTGCTACTTTTCTTTTTATTCGTTCTGGAATTTTTAAATCTGACCATAACTGTCCCCAACAGCCGGTTAATGTTTTTTTCTGCCTACATCATCTATTTTTTGTTTTTATCGATTGAAGTATACAGTCAGATTTTAAAAGTAAAGGATGTTGATGTTGGAATGATTGCGGCCGTTTTATGTGGATTTATTATGTTGGGATTGATTGGCGGTTATGTGTTTTCGATTATAGAAACTTTACATCAAGGTTCGTTTAACAATTTGGCAGATGGACTCGGAGGATTGGAAGATCTTATTTATTTCAGTTTTATAACCATAATTTCTATCGGTTATGGCGACATTACTCCAGCTTCCGATGTGGCTCAGAAAATGGCTTTGTTTTTTGGACTGATTGGCTATTTTTACGGTGTGGTAGTCATCGGAATAATAATGGGCAAGTACATTTCGAATAAGAAATAA
- a CDS encoding VOC family protein — MKNNIVGWFEIPVSNMERAISFYEEVFDISLERNQMGPLDMAWFPYIDGAYGSGGSLVYHQEFYKPSNDGVVVYLTALSGDLEYELSKVEDAGGTILQHKTKISDDHGFMAVIHDSEGNRIALHSRA; from the coding sequence ATGAAAAACAATATTGTAGGATGGTTTGAGATTCCGGTTTCAAACATGGAACGTGCCATCTCTTTCTATGAAGAGGTATTTGACATATCGCTGGAGCGCAATCAAATGGGGCCACTTGACATGGCCTGGTTCCCGTATATTGATGGAGCATATGGTTCAGGTGGTTCGCTGGTGTACCACCAGGAATTTTACAAACCATCAAACGATGGTGTGGTAGTGTATTTAACAGCCTTATCGGGCGACCTGGAGTACGAACTTTCAAAAGTGGAAGATGCCGGAGGAACAATTCTTCAGCACAAAACAAAAATTTCTGACGACCATGGATTTATGGCTGTCATTCACGATTCGGAAGGAAATAGAATAGCCTTGCATTCGAGAGCCTGA
- a CDS encoding dienelactone hydrolase family protein, whose product MTKIKKEQISQEVFDLYDQYAHNKIERRDFVQKLSAYAVGGLTVTSLLSFIMPNYQDKIQIVSDDNRLKTSTIEYKSPKGGGTIKAQLSKPANAKGKLPGIVVVHENRGLNPHIADVGRRAALAGFVSISPDALTPLGGYPGNDDDGRTLQSQRDRNEMLEDFIAAFETLQNHPDCNGNIGVVGFCFGGWISNMMAVRVPELKAAVPFYGGQPADEDVVKIKAALLLHYAGLDQRVNAGWPAYEAALKNNNKDYTAYIYPDVNHGFHNDTTPRFDEKAAKLAWERTIGFFNQKLG is encoded by the coding sequence ATGACTAAAATAAAAAAGGAACAAATCAGCCAGGAAGTTTTTGATTTATACGATCAATACGCACATAACAAAATTGAAAGACGCGATTTTGTGCAAAAGCTTTCTGCATATGCAGTGGGTGGGCTAACGGTAACATCGCTCCTGAGTTTTATAATGCCCAATTACCAGGACAAGATTCAGATTGTTTCTGACGACAATCGTTTAAAAACCAGTACTATTGAATACAAATCGCCCAAAGGCGGAGGTACAATAAAAGCGCAGTTATCGAAACCTGCCAATGCAAAAGGCAAGCTACCGGGAATTGTTGTGGTACACGAAAACAGAGGTTTAAATCCACACATTGCCGATGTTGGACGCAGAGCTGCCCTGGCCGGTTTTGTATCCATTTCGCCCGATGCTTTAACTCCGCTGGGAGGTTACCCGGGTAACGACGATGATGGCAGAACCTTGCAAAGTCAACGCGACAGAAATGAAATGCTGGAAGATTTTATTGCCGCTTTCGAAACTTTACAAAATCACCCTGACTGTAACGGGAATATTGGTGTTGTTGGTTTTTGTTTTGGTGGCTGGATTTCGAATATGATGGCTGTTCGTGTTCCGGAACTTAAAGCGGCAGTACCTTTTTATGGCGGGCAACCGGCAGATGAAGATGTTGTAAAAATTAAAGCAGCCTTGTTGCTGCATTATGCAGGACTCGACCAACGTGTTAATGCAGGTTGGCCGGCATACGAAGCAGCCTTAAAGAATAACAACAAAGATTACACCGCATATATTTATCCCGATGTAAACCATGGTTTTCACAACGATACCACTCCCCGATTTGATGAAAAAGCAGCTAAATTGGCATGGGAACGTACAATCGGCTTCTTTAATCAGAAGTTAGGATAA